Sequence from the Lepisosteus oculatus isolate fLepOcu1 chromosome 13, fLepOcu1.hap2, whole genome shotgun sequence genome:
actGACCCCTTTATAATAGTTTTAGTCAGAAATATACAATCTTAACAAGCTGAGGTAATCCtactttattttcagtatgCTGGAGGTACTGGAAATAATACACTTTAACTAAGGTATTTTATAAACCAAGGACTGAGTGGAGAAAGGTTTAAACAAGAAAACTGATCAATAAAACTACATGCATCAGTGGTTAAAGGCCCAGTTAGATTAAAAACCAGAATAGACAGCTGTCTTTAGAACCTCTGCTAAATACAATGTAGAAAAAATAACAAGGCTGCATACTACTAGATAGTATAGTTTTAACTACTAATAATGCTAGATACTACATGAATAGCCAGGATATTGATTACATATTAATGCTGGGGTAAAATCATGAATGAATATTTTGGGTGGAATGGTGGTGTGGCAATTAGCACTACTGTTCAAAactgaaacataaaaatagtcAGAAATTCCCAATTTGAAAACATTaactattttacattttccCCATCACatgcttttttgtattttcttctggtttgaataaaataatataacattttggcataaaaatacataacagCAAACCATAACTTGaagctaaaatagcaaatatttccACAGCTACTGTGAACTTCCCAGGGGAGCTGATATAAGCTGGGATAAAGGTGATCCAGACAGCAAAGAATATGAGCATgctgaatgtaatgaatttggcttCATTGAAGTTATCAGGCAGCTTCCGAGCCAGGAAAGCGAGCACAAAGCACATGGCAGAGAGGAGTCCTATGTACCCTAAAACAGCACAGAATGCACCTACAGATCCCAGGTCACACTCCAGAATGATTCTGTCTGCATAggatttcatgtttttgtttggaAAAGGGGGTGATGTTGTCAGCCAAAGAATACAAATCAAGACCTGTAAAAGTGTGAATGCAAGAACATTTAACCTTTGCTGTGTGGGCCCAAACCATTTCATAATGTTATTGCCTGGCAGTGTAGCCCTAAAGGCCATTAACACCACTATTGTTTTCCCCAGAACACAAGAGATGCACAGGACAAATGTGATCCCAAATGCTGTGTGGCGCAACATACAGGACCAGTCAGAGGGCTGGCCAATGAAAGTGAAtgaacagaggaaacacagtgtcaatgaaaagagcagaaggaaACTTAGTTCAGAGTTATTGGCTCTTACAATTGGAGTATATCTGTATCTGAAGAAAACAACAGCTATTGCTATGGTTAGGGAAGTTCCGAATCCAGAGCATGTGACTAAAAGCATTCCCATTAATTCTCCGGATGACAGAAACTCAATACTTTTTAGGATACATTGACTTCTTTGTTCATTTGATCTGTATTCCAGGGGACATTTTGAGCAATCCACTGAATCTGAAAATACAAGTCAAAAAATGAGATTTTGAAAGATTGTGTGCAAACAAtttgaaaaagcacagcattttGAAGTATAGGTAAATGCAAACGTGAATAATGCAcatttagtatttaatatttattataacaaTTCTCTAAGTTTACATATACAAATTCATGCACATATTTCTGTAACTATATCTCATATCTACAGAGTTTGTTAGTTTTGCTGAAGATACAATGCTAAGGTAGCAAATTACTGTAGGTCATCTAGCTCATCTAACCCATTAAACTCCTTATGGAAATTAAAGTACCTGTTACATTACTGAACTCTCCCTCTGCACAGGGGATGCAGACAAAGCAGCAGACTGGCTTCCCTTTCTCAATGGCCTTACGAGTCCCTGGAAGGCAGCTCTCACTGCAGATGGACTTTGGAACCTAAAATCCAGATTAAGTgttcaaaattattttgaaaagcagttttggaatacatatTTCCATATGTACAATAGTGGCAAAAGGCCAACCTGCTTATATTTCTCATTTTACAGTTATGAAGCTACAGTGAAATAATGCTTTATCTACACTGCTTTGGCACTCTAAAAAGTtgtcagtactgtactgtatgaacagcttacagtatatagaaagaCACAGCTGTGCATTCAAAATTATGTTATCAGCTTTCATGAGCATATCTACCATGTCAAATCTACCCAATTCCAAATTTTATAATGGGGTGTTTACTGGGGTATCCTACATTTTAGGATCTCAGctgtgttaaaatgtatttctcccCCCCAAAATCACAGAGATGCAATATTTGTCTGTCTCTCACTGTTTTTGCTCTTTTTGGATCTGTGTAGGCTTTACCTTGTTTCATTACAGTACCTTATCCTGATCACCTGCCCACACAGGCCTGATGTCATTCATTATAAACTGCTGTCCTTCTGGTAGGGAGTCATCATATAGACCAATAGTCTGAAATATTGTAATTCCTTCCTTATTAGGCTGCCAGTTTATAAGTGTGTACCGAGCTGCTGGATCCCCATTTTTATCAAAATAGACACTGTCTCCACTCCTGGTGGTGAAGTTTACTCTTCTCAAATAATGCAGCacctagaaataaaaaaagcttaaatcactttctgttttattttaaaataatgcttaATATTGTAAAGTAGATTTTTTGTACCTGCCAAGgttcaattttctttttgttggcACATGCTTCATCATCAGATGATCCTTGACTGATTTTGCAAGTAAAACGGTTGTGTAATGAATGGGCTACAGCGTACACTGCTTTATACACATTGTTGGATATCCTCAGTTCTGATACATCCGTGTATTGATTGCTTATTCCTTTCAAGGTCTCTGTTCTTGTGCATGGCTTAGTACTTGAATCATTATGAGACCTTAAACTGCAATTGAAAATAGTCTCCCACAATTCATTTAAGCCGGTGTTTCCAGGAGTGTCTGATGGACGAGCATTTAGAATAAATTCCTTCAGACCTGGTATTTCTGCATTCGGAATTGCAAAGCCAATGGCCCCACCCAGGACTTTATAACCTTCCTTTGATCCAACATATCTGTTTGTAACCCATGCTTCACTGCCCACCCACTGGAAACCTGTGACATTCTGAATGTTTAATTCTTTGACAAACAAATCCATGTCAACATCACCTGTAAAAGCAACTATTACTTTTGAAgttgattttttaataatatctaCAACATTAAGGAATTTCTCTCTTGGATCGGTTCTATAAATGGCTTCTGAGTATTCAATACAGATCCCCTCCTGCTGGGCAGCTTGTACAAAGGTAGCCATCCCACTGTTGCCATAATCATTGTCACTTCTAATGGTCCCAATCCAGGTCCACCCAAAGTGCTTCACAAGCTTTGCCAGGGCTCTGCTTTGGTAATAATCGCTAGGAATTGTTCTGAAGAAGGTAGGGAACCTGATTCTGTTACTGAGACAGGCACAGGTAGCAAAGTGACTAATCTATGGTAAGAAAGGATAGAAACATCTACATGTAAGTTATCAGATACACATGATTGATTATACTAACAGATAAATGTTAGTATAAATATATCTACATACAAGTAAAATTATATGTAAAtcctcctgattttttttttttacgtagAGAATAGCTGGTTTATTAAATACTTTATTGGCTTTTAGTTAAactatttgatttatttattttccattacatTAGTTGCTTTTAAGATTACATATCCTACAGTATCTCAGCTGCAAAACTGGTGAATATACAAGAAAGTCTGCattataagtaaaaaaaaagctttaccACAGGTATGTGAAAAGGTCCAACAGTTGCTGCAATTCCTATCGTTGGTGTGGAGCTGGACTGTCCTATAATCGCGTAGACTGAAGATGATTTGGAGCAGGACTGGTTTGAGAAAAAGTCTTTCTTATTCATTAAATCCAGTGATGCTTTTATAGACAGTGGAACGGAGCGACAGGAATCATATATCTTATAACCCAGGGAAACATCAGGAAGAAGGTCAGatctgttatttatttcttctatTGTGAAGATCATACTTTGTGCATACTGTAATTCTGCAGCATCTAATCTGTacagaaatatatttacatgaataataataataatatgcatAATTAAGATATTACAATGTTATTTGGTTAAATAGCACAGCTATAACTgtcaattttattgtttttttctttaattatttcattaataaCTTTACTTACTTACCCTTCACATTTAACATGTCCTGGACTGGTTTTATATGTTGGATTATCAGTGACAGGATTTTTATGGAATGAGAAAACAGCTCCAATTGTGATATCCCCTTCTTTGGAAAATTGTGGCAGTTCTTCTGTTCCATATGGCTCACAAACCAATGTTTCAGTGCCTGAGAAAAAGGCAATAAATGCAACATCTATAAGAAACAACATTATTAACTGCTTCCACTGTCCCACACTAATATTCTCTAGCAATAGATACTTACCTGTTACAGCGCACATCTTTTATGCTTAAAATGACGTGGAACAAAATTAATCCTCACATCAATGTACAAATTCTCAGGTGAGTTGCAGTTCACTTTCAGAGTAACATCATCATAAAGTTTGTGTATGATGATTATAAGATGATTTGTGcagtatattaattaattttcccTTATCACAATACTTGCCTTTTTATTCTCAAATTACAAAAGACTTTAATcatgtttcttcttttctgttaggaaatatttaaatatgattttaaaaactgtgtagcggcgaggcttaataataaggcagaattaagtgtttctgagcttcccaaatgaggccccatttctctgttcatctctgtggtgcagccacagagaaaccatgcaggctgatttagggttcctttgattaaagacagctcccaaagggggatgcacttagctaagcctggctatcatgatcaatggtcatccattggcgcctatctgtctagggagtgccagttggacatctggactgcattactaagtgtcaggagtaagtgactcatatctcaccttgatcaaccaatcagggactggtagggccgagtaacccacgtgggactctgatgcccatgtaaccagcagcaggcctcgtgaacaggtcggaactgtggacagctgaatcactattcagaactagctcttcatcaggaacgaaccggtcctcttcctgacttgctgggacccacagtcatcttttctcctgtgcacaaactttgctagttaaagccaacagtgagcatcagcagcacaccgtcgcaagcctcacagcacagcctggcacggagccagagagcgcggattggacagcaacagcctgcaactgtttctttgtgcccgcaggagatctgaatccccaaagattggatgagtattcaacttcaatgcattacagctcgagaattcaattgttatcccaaccagttgatatcaatttaattcctaagagttatgtacttgtttgagtatctaatgtagaagttataaccaagttcatttacgaaacggtcttaatgaatgatatactgaacgtatgtcctcttgatatgtgtaacactttgtaactgactgaatatatatcttttgtattctgataacgctctcgataagatctgttaggtttacatgcatattctatgtattaataaatgtatcctcgtgtattagtacctgtgtgtgcgcgttgtttgagttatgtcgcgtggttggactctaaagccatcaaaagaatcaattttgtgatttactgctacaattaataattgtctcagtaaatgcccaaaccctacagaactggtgccttcagagagccactacattacattttggctatggcaacgttacatatttggcgtccctgaacggctatgaatcaTTACAACTGTATGgtggaaatattttatattagatGTTATCTATTGGCCAGAATATCAAATGGTATAAAAACTAacaatattatatattgtatatacaatattatatatacaatatagtaAAATAGGTTATTACTTAACAGATTTGATTAGATTTGCCTGACCTCACTGACCTGACCAATTATTCTTGATATCTGGCTACTTCTTCTGGTCCCGTAAAGGACCAAATTTTGTCCTTTCTCAGGTGATGATTATCCTTTTCCTTCTTATTTCCCTTCCCGTTTTCCTTAATGCCTTGAGTCTCCCATATTGTATCTCTTTATCACAAACACACTTAACTTTGGACTGCtgtctttatacagtaggtgtcaaAAGTCCACTGCGATCTTACACACTTGAGGGCCAGTATATACAACACTGATAActtctgtatatacaatatcttGACTGTTATCTTCACAATAACAGTACGGTACAGCAATTCAACTGCCCAAGAGAAGAAACAGCATCCGAAATCGTTGCCTCTATTTAAGACACCTGCATCAGATGGAAAGCTAAGAAGGTGTCCAAAGACCCcttcctcaccaacgggatcaccgtgtggtatggcaacacctcttcgcgagaaaaaaaggcactgcagagaatggtcaatatggcccagaagatcatcagctgcggtctcaccgagattaaacagctctatgaggaccgctgccgtggtagaattctggccatcacagaggacagtcaccaccccgggcatgagctcttcaccccactgccctcaggcaagagatataagagcatacggtcacttaccactagattcttcaatagcttctatccacaagcagtgagactggcgaacacatttagccatccccctctgaccacacctacaccatcaccatctacctcattgtaatttatttattgtacgtctccagtcattgtttacacgtctgtattgtttacattcaaactgtctgcatgtttacttgcacattgtctattgtttgtttgtacattgtcttgatgcactgtttgcactttgttttgttttttacacttgttttacaaacgagagactttctgtaagtaagaattccattgtaccagtaccggttacatatggcaataaagttcaagttcaagttcaagttcaatccAGCCAGCTCCTTGTTTAAACTTCTCCATTTGGGAAGAAGGCACCTCAATTTGTATTGTAcaaattgtatttgtaaatgtaaTATGTATTTTTGCTGCACTAGAACAATTTCCAATCAACTTTGTTGACACAGCAATCAAGAATGGAATAGAATtgcattgaattgaattgaattgcaaTGTCCAGCGCTAATTTTTTCACTCCTGTCTCCATATTGATTTTGATCCCAAATTACGCAGTAGCAATTATCCAACTGCCTTCATAGTGGCATGAAACAGCCATCAGTGTATATTATCATCAATATAGCTCTTATCTCTCAGATAAGTCACTGATTAAGTTACCAATTTCTTTCATTCCTATCGTACCTGATTAAAAAAGTGATCAATCTTAGCCGCTCTACCTGAAACATATTAATGTCCAGTAGGTCCCATCCTGGCAGCTAAGGCACTCAGTGTGTGTTATGAGTTTAAGGAATTTCAAAGAGGTACGTGAGACAGCCTCACTCTTCATTGAAGCTCAGGACACCAAAGCGTGTGTGGTAGACATTGCCACACCACACTGTCAGAGATGTCATCTCTTTTGCTCAGGGAAAGTCTTCCAACATTACATTCCTCCTTGTGCAAAGGAGAGACTCCTTCTTTGGAAGTGTGTACTTTTTAAGGTAATGAAACAATGTGCATCTGTCATTATATTTGAACTATTCAAATATATATCCAAATGGGTGAAACTACATACAAGATAAATTGATGCAATTACAGTATGgtaaatacttttattgattATTGTAGTACATATATTAACTGTAATAATCAATTAGTCCACTACGAAAAATACATTGTATAATAGAAAAGCTTACAGAAAGTTATGTATTTCTGAAGTCATTTAATGTTTCACATAATGAAATCGGAACAAATGAAATTGGATATTTTGGCAATCACACAGTAACCCTCCT
This genomic interval carries:
- the LOC102691034 gene encoding extracellular calcium-sensing receptor-like, whose product is MIFTIEEINNRSDLLPDVSLGYKIYDSCRSVPLSIKASLDLMNKKDFFSNQSCSKSSSVYAIIGQSSSTPTIGIAATVGPFHIPVISHFATCACLSNRIRFPTFFRTIPSDYYQSRALAKLVKHFGWTWIGTIRSDNDYGNSGMATFVQAAQQEGICIEYSEAIYRTDPREKFLNVVDIIKKSTSKVIVAFTGDVDMDLFVKELNIQNVTGFQWVGSEAWVTNRYVGSKEGYKVLGGAIGFAIPNAEIPGLKEFILNARPSDTPGNTGLNELWETIFNCSLRSHNDSSTKPCTRTETLKGISNQYTDVSELRISNNVYKAVYAVAHSLHNRFTCKISQGSSDDEACANKKKIEPWQVLHYLRRVNFTTRSGDSVYFDKNGDPAARYTLINWQPNKEGITIFQTIGLYDDSLPEGQQFIMNDIRPVWAGDQDKVPKSICSESCLPGTRKAIEKGKPVCCFVCIPCAEGEFSNVTDSVDCSKCPLEYRSNEQRSQCILKSIEFLSSGELMGMLLVTCSGFGTSLTIAIAVVFFRYRYTPIVRANNSELSFLLLFSLTLCFLCSFTFIGQPSDWSCMLRHTAFGITFVLCISCVLGKTIVVLMAFRATLPGNNIMKWFGPTQQRLNVLAFTLLQVLICILWLTTSPPFPNKNMKSYADRIILECDLGSVGAFCAVLGYIGLLSAMCFVLAFLARKLPDNFNEAKFITFSMLIFFAVWITFIPAYISSPGKFTVAVEIFAILASSYGLLLCIFMPKCYIILFKPEENTKKHVMGKM